The nucleotide sequence AAAAAATATTTTCTCCTATGCCCTCTTATTTTTTACAGTCATTATGACATTGCAAAACCTCGGGGTGGAAGCAACTTCTCTTATTGCAGGGGCCGGTGTTGTTGGATTAGCAATCGGCTTTGGTGCTCAAGGGCTCGTCAGTGATATCGTCACGGGTTTTTTCGTTCTTTTAGAAAAGCAGATCGATGTTGACGATTACGTTACGGCAGGGTCTCTTGATGGCGTCGTTGAAGAAGTCGGCCTGCGTACGACCCAGCTTCGCGGCTTTGATGGAACCCTTCATTTTATTCCGAACCGCTATATTACAACCGTAAGCAACCACTCACGTGGCAATATGCGCGCGCTTGTCGATATGAGCATTTCATACGACGATGATATTAATAAAGCAATTCAAGTATTAGAGGATGTCTGTGAAAAAGTGGCTGCCGAAGATTCGTCCTTTGTCGAAGGACCGAATGTGATTGGTGTCCAAGCTCTTGGCGCCTCAGATGTCGTCCTGCGCGTCATCGGAAAAACGGAGAATGGTATGCAGTTTGCGGCAGAGCGGAAGCTTCGTCAAGCAATGAAAGAGGCACTCGACGCCAACGGCATTGAAATTCCGTTTCCTCATCAAGTGTACGTTGAAAAAAAAGCGTAAGCTGAAAAACATCCGCCTCTGTTTCTTTAATACGGAAACGAGAACGGATGTTTTTTCTTTA is from Litoribacterium kuwaitense and encodes:
- a CDS encoding mechanosensitive ion channel family protein, which produces MGDFQLNNEVITRLVTQAGGIILKVVLILVLFFIVRAIGQKVIDRSFQSYQKKNEANGARIRTLEKLTKNIFSYALLFFTVIMTLQNLGVEATSLIAGAGVVGLAIGFGAQGLVSDIVTGFFVLLEKQIDVDDYVTAGSLDGVVEEVGLRTTQLRGFDGTLHFIPNRYITTVSNHSRGNMRALVDMSISYDDDINKAIQVLEDVCEKVAAEDSSFVEGPNVIGVQALGASDVVLRVIGKTENGMQFAAERKLRQAMKEALDANGIEIPFPHQVYVEKKA